The genomic segment ATCCGACGTCGATATGACCCCCCTTCGCCCCATGACTTCGATCGCCACGCCGCAGCGCCGGACGGTGGAGGAAGTGACAGCCTTTTTGCAGATTCCCTCTCGTCAACTCGTGAAAACCCTGCTGTACCGGGCCGGGACTGAAACGGTGGCCTTGTTGATCCGCGGAGACCATGACGTAAACGAGGTGAAATTGGCGCGGCTCCTCAAGGTCACGGACGTGGTATTGGCCGATGCTGACACGGTTCAACAGGTCACAGGAGCGCCGGCAGGATTTGCGGGGCCCGTCGGCCTGCGGCATGTACGAATCCTGGCGGATCATGCCATCAAAGGAATGCGGAACGTGGTCATCGGCGCCAATAAAGCCGACACTCATTATCGGGACGCCAATCTCGATCGCGATTTCACGGTTGAACGGTTTGCCGACCTTCGCAATGCGCAAGCCGGCGACCCGTCACCCCGCGGGCCAGGTGTGCTCACGCTCGCCAAAGGAATCGAAGTCGGACAGGTATTTCTACTCGGCACCAAATACAGCGACAAAATGAACGCCACCGTCCTCGACGATCAAGGCAAGGAGCGTCATGCCATCATGGGGTGCTATGGCATCGGCGTCGGCCGGACCGCGGCTGCGGCGATCGAGCAAAATCACGATGGCAAAGGCATCATCTGGCCGTTCCCCATTGCACCGTTCCATATCCACCTCCTGACGGTCAGCCAATCGGAAAAGACGACCGAAGCCGCTACCCGTCTCTATACCGACTTGGCGGCGGCGGGTCTCGAAGTATTGTGGGACGATCGTGCCGATCGCGCCGGAGTCAAGTTCAACGATGCCGATCTCATCGGCGTTCCGTTCCAGGTCGTCGTCGGCGACAAAGGCCTCGCGGACGGCCTCGTGGAGGTCAAAATTCGCCGAACCGGAATTAAATCCCGCATCGCGCTCGGAGACCTTGTCGCCCATTTGAGGATGCTTTCCACCGAAGCCGATGCATCCATCACGTGATTCATGCCTCAGTTTCCGACTGACTATCGCCGCGCATTTCACTGAAATCAGCCCGCAGAAAACGGCTTTTCCTTGCCTTCCCAAGTCATTGGGTTAAACTAAAAACGATTCGGAACCCGGGGAATTGTTGGTAACGAGGCTTCTCCTGGATCCAACGCACAGCCGGATTCGTACACGTCTCGATTTAGAGAGCACACAATCGGATGCACGCCAAGCCGATGTCTCAGAATGTCCAGGAACTGCAGCACAAAGTCGAGCACGCTGAGCATGTCAAACGCATCACGATCCAAATCCATGCAGCCAGCAATCTCGATCACATCCTCCTTGACCTGCACAAAGATATCCTCGGTCTGTTCGACGCGGAAGATCTGACATTGTTCGCCTTCGATTCAGAAAAGAAGGAAATTTTCTCCAAAGTTCCACACATCGACAGCGTGGAAGAGGTCCGCATTCCGATCACGGAGCAGAGCCTCGCCGGTTTTTGCGCCAAATACCTCCGGCCTGTGAATATCGCCGACGCATACAACCTCGCCGAACTCCGGACGATCCATCCATCACTGCTCCACGACACATCCTACGACAAGCGCACCGGCTTCAAGACGAAGCAAGTTCTGACCTACCCGATCGTCGCCGACAATAAATATTTGATGGGAGTGCTCCAACTGCTCAATAAGAAGAGCGGGATCCGGTTCACCCGAAAGGATGAAGAAGCCGTCGATGAAATCGCAAAAGCGCTCGGGATTGCGTTCTTCAACCTCAAGAAGACCTCCAAAAAGAATCCCACCAAGTTCGATCTCTTGGTGAGCACCAACCGGGTCTCTCAGAATGACCTCGACCAGGCCATCGTCGAGTCTCGAAAAGGGATGAGCGATCTGGAGAGCATTCTGATCGAAAAATACAAAGTCCCCAAGCTCGATATCGGTCGATCACTCGCCCAATTCTATAAGTGTCCGTACATCGAGTACAGCGAACGCACCATCGTCGACGTGGAACTGCTGAAGAACCTCAATGTCGACTACCTGAAGAAGAACCATTGGATGCCGCTCAAGCGGGACCGCACGGCAATCGAGATTCTGACCGACGATCCGGGTGATCTTGATCGCGTTCAAGACATCAAACGGACGTTTCCGGGCCTCAACATTCGGTTCGCCGTCAGCCTCCGCCGCGACATCGCCCAATTCCTGAGTTCTGCGACCGGACAGAGTGACAGCAGCGGCGGACGCAAACTCGATGAAAACGTGTCCGACATTCTCGGCGAACTCGTCACCGAAGCCCAAGCCGAGGCGATGGAGGACTCCTCCGCAGCGGGGCTCGACGAAAACGACAGCGCGATCGTCCGTCTGGCCAACCAGATCATTGCCGATGCCTACCGCCAAAACGCCTCGGATATTCACATCGAGCCGTATGGAGAAAAGCGCGAAACCCTGGTCCGTTTCCGAGTCGACGGGGAATGTTTCGAATACATGAAAATTCCGCAGAGCTACCGGCGGGCGATCGTCTCGCGACTCAAGATCATGGCCAGTTTGGACATCGCCGAACGGCGTAAACCCCAAGACGGCAAGATCAAATTCAAGCTCTCGGAAACGAAAGAGATCGAGCTGCGTGTCGCGACTCTTCCCACGTCCGGATACAACGAAGACGTGGTCATGCGTATCCTGGCGGCGAGTGAACCCTTGCCCCTCGATAAAATGGGGTTTTCGGAACGGAACCTCAAAGTGCTCAAGGAGATTTCAGAAAAACCCTATGGCATCATTTTGTGCGTCGGACCGACCGGCTCCGGAAAAACCACCACGCTGCACTCCGTTCTGGGGAATATCAATACCCCGGACATCAAAATATGGACGGCTGAAGACCCGGTCGAAATTACGCAGTACGGCCTGCGTCAAGTGCAGGTTCAACCGAAGATCGGTCTCACGTTTGCCGCTGCGATGCGGGCATTCCTCCGGGCCGATCCCGATGTCATCATGGTGGGAGAAATGCGGGATAAAGAGACGGCAGACACCGGCATCGAGGCGTCGTTGACCGGCCACTTGGTATTGAGCACACTCCATACCAACAGTGCCGTCGAAACGGTCACGCGCCTGCTCGACATGGGCTGCGATCCATTCAGTTTTGCCGATGCCATGCTGGGGGTACTTGCACAACGGTTGGCTCGCCGAATCTGCAAAGACTGCAAGGAGCAGTACATCGGCACCAAAGAAGAGTATGAAGAACTCCGCCTCGGATACGGAGCGGACTATTGGGATAAGCTCGACATCAAACTGGACAATACATTCAGACTCTCCCGTGGGAAGGGCTGCGAGACCTGCAACCGGTCCGGTTTTAGGGGGCGCGTCGCCTTGCACGAATTGCTCTTGGGAACCGATCAAATGAAGCGGATGGTCCAACAAAAGGCACGTACCGAAGATATGCTGAAAACCGCACTCGAAGAAGGGATGACGACGCTCGTGCAAGACGGCATTCAGAAAGTTTTGCAAGGCCACACGACCTACAAAGAAGTGAAAGCGGTCGCCATCAAGTAGTTCGTTCCACTTACCCAAGACCACCCGCGCTCGGGAATCAGATCCCTTTTACTCCTTATCACAACCAGGTAGAATGCGGCGCCCAATACGGAGACCTTACCATGCGGATCAGATCGTTTTTCCTGGCCTCATTGGCCCTTCTTGCGGGATGCGAATCCACCGACCGCGTCCTCACGAACGCTGAACGAGTGCTCGGCAGTCGCACAGGGAGGACCGTCCTTGACATTGCCACCGGCAAAGATCCCAAGCACATCCTTAAAGAGCGCGTCGACGCCTATCAACGCAACCCCGAGGCCGTGATCAGGGACCTGCGGACGATTCAACGGGATTTCAACACACTCATGACCGCGCTGACGGGCCGGGTGAAACAAACGTGGGGCGAGAAGGAAGTGCGGGTGCCCGAACAGAAAAAATACGTAAAATACACGCAGAACTATATGAGCCGGACCATCGTCGACTTCGACAATGGATCGATCGTAGTAGAAACATTGGATGACAAAGCTCCGAAGGAGAGTTTGAAGAACGCGATCATCACGACGTTGCTCACGCCGGACGATCCACGCTCCGTCGATCTGTTTTCCGATAAGCCGATCAAGCTGACCAGCGACCGGCCTCCGTATTTATTGGGTTTGGTGCTGGATCAACAGGGACAACCGATTCGCACCCCGGCTCAAGCGGAAACGTTTGCCGCCTCGACGCTCGACGGCGCGCAAACCAGAACGGTGGACCAGAATGGGACGACCAAACAAGCACTGCTCGTCGACATCAAGATGGTCGCGAATTTTTCCAACCGACAGGCGGACAAATATCGGGCGACCGTCGCCAAATTCGCTGAACAATTCAAAATCAGTTCAAGCCTCATTTTTGCCGTCATCAGAACGGAAAGCAACTTCAATCCCTTTGCGGTGAGTTCCGCCCCGGCCTACGGCTTGATGCAGCTGGTTCCGACCAGCGGAGGCCGGGATGCCTATCGGAGAGCCAAAGGGAAAGATACGATTCCCTCACGCGAGTATCTATTCGACCCCGAGAATAACATCGAGCTCGGCAGCGCCTATCTCAACGTCCTGTCGTATAATCTGCTCGAGCAGATCGATAATGAAGTCTCGAGGGAATATTGCGTAATCTCAGCCTACAACACAGGACCTCGCAACGTCTTTAAAACATTCGCCAGCGACTCCATCGCAGCTTTGAATCATATCAACAGCCTCGAACCACCGGCCGTCTATGACCGATTGCGCACGAACCTCCCATACCAGGAAACGAGGGATTATCTCGTGAAGGTCGTTACCTTCCGCAAGCAATTCGTCCCTCTACGCGAAGATTAAGTGCTTCCTCGGCTCGGGTCCTATCGGAGCATCATCTTTCAAACGTAGGAAGTCAGGCGACAAGAGGCTGGCCAGACCGGGACTGGTGGGTCATGAAAGCTTGGAGGTGCTTATTATCGTTTGGCGACAGTCCTTCGAACTCGACTCCATAGGTGTGTTCTTTTCCCCATCGAACCG from the Nitrospira sp. SG-bin1 genome contains:
- a CDS encoding proline--tRNA ligase; this translates as MKTSQLLIPTLRDDPGEAETISHRLMLRAGLIRKVAAGIYTYLPLGLRVIRKIEQIIREEMNRAGAQELLMPIASPAELWKETARWDYYGKELLRFKDRHERDFCLGPTHEEVITDLFRREVRSYRQLPLNFYQIQTKFRDEIRPRFGLMRGREFIMKDAYSFDVDETGAKVSYQNMYDAYSRIFTRCGLTFRAVEADTGLIGGDVSHEFMVLAETGEATVAYSDRGSYAANLERAEVLAPSDVDMTPLRPMTSIATPQRRTVEEVTAFLQIPSRQLVKTLLYRAGTETVALLIRGDHDVNEVKLARLLKVTDVVLADADTVQQVTGAPAGFAGPVGLRHVRILADHAIKGMRNVVIGANKADTHYRDANLDRDFTVERFADLRNAQAGDPSPRGPGVLTLAKGIEVGQVFLLGTKYSDKMNATVLDDQGKERHAIMGCYGIGVGRTAAAAIEQNHDGKGIIWPFPIAPFHIHLLTVSQSEKTTEAATRLYTDLAAAGLEVLWDDRADRAGVKFNDADLIGVPFQVVVGDKGLADGLVEVKIRRTGIKSRIALGDLVAHLRMLSTEADASIT